The Deltaproteobacteria bacterium genomic interval ATCCTTGCGCTCATCTTGACTCCTCCCTTATCACCAACATGGCCATGGATAGTGATAATACCACCATGGACGCCACAAGTAAGGTGGGGGATAACAATAAACCGGTTCTTTTTCTTCAACCGGCCATAGATATATCTCTTTCACTTCAATAAACGGATAGGTGTACTCAATCTCCCCAAGTGGCAGGACCCTCTTTCCAGTGATCTCTCCTCCTATCGTGGCCTCCCTGCCCCGCCTGTAGACAGCGACATCCAAAAACCCCTTGTAAAGCCCCAGAAACCTTCCCTTTGACTTATCCACATCTTTCGGTCGTGAAGAAGGATCACCGGGTATCTGAAGGATTTCCAAAAGGGTGCCCTCTTTGGTATTCTTTGAGTCCAGGATAATACCGGAGAGCACCGCCACCTTTCCTGTATATGCCTCAGGGTCTTTAATAATCTCATCAAACCCTATTCTTTGGGCTTGTGTCATCAGCTGCTTCGAGATTACCGGGGCACATCCCGAGGCAAACACAAAGAAACACAACCCCAGGCAAACGACACAGCCCAGCAAGATATTTTGCCTTGATTTCATGATGATCCCTCTTA includes:
- a CDS encoding Slp family lipoprotein encodes the protein MKSRQNILLGCVVCLGLCFFVFASGCAPVISKQLMTQAQRIGFDEIIKDPEAYTGKVAVLSGIILDSKNTKEGTLLEILQIPGDPSSRPKDVDKSKGRFLGLYKGFLDVAVYRRGREATIGGEITGKRVLPLGEIEYTYPFIEVKEIYLWPVEEKEPVYCYPPPYLWRPWWYYHYPWPCW